The Paenibacillus sp. RC334 nucleotide sequence GGGTGAGGCGCGAATCGTCGAGGTGGAAAAGTGGGATACGATGTTGCTTCATGAGACCAAGGTGTATGTCAAAATGGATTTGCTCTACCGCAGAGGTAATGGAGACATGGTTATCGTAGATTGGAAGACAGGCAAGGAAGGCGACTTCTCCGACCAGTTATTTTTGTATGCTTCCTATGTTCAGGAGCATTACCAGCTTCCCTTGGAGAAGATCGAGGTACGTGTGGAATATTTGATGACCGGAGAGCATGAAGTGTACCATCCTGCGCAGGAGGATATCGACAAGGTGGTTGGCAATGTCGGGCGATACATCGAGGAAATGAAGTCCTGTCTCGATGATGATTATTATAATCGGCCGAAGCCCGAGTCCTTCTTCACGCCGATGCCATCCCGCAGAGCGTGTGGAGGCTGTAATTTTCGGGAGGTGTGCAAGTACCGCGCGGTATAGGATGGGATTGTGACAGGTGCAACCAATGCGGATGGAGGGATCACATTGAACAAAGGCGCCATGATAGGAAAAGGCATGAGTGCTGAGGTTTATGAATGGGGCGATCAGCAGGTTTTAAAGCTCTATTACGATAACTATCAACCTGAATGGGTACGATTTGAAGCCGAGATTAGCGCAGCCGTAAAGGAAGCCGGGGTACCTGCGCCAAGTGTCTACGAGATGTTGGAAGAAGGGGGGCGACATGGACTGCTTTACGAACGAATTCCGGGAGTATCTATGCTTGCTATGATACAAAGCTCTCCGTATAGAATTTTGAGATATGCAAGAGAAATGGCTTGGCTTCATTGGAGCATTCATCGCTGTTCAACGACCAAGCTTCCTCGCCAAAAAGACAGATTGGAGCAAGCAATAAATGACTCCAAAGAATTATTGGGAGAGAAAACAAAGCTGATTTGTGAATTTATGGACACTTTACCAACTGGTAATTGGGTTTGTCATGGTGATTTTCACCCCGACAATATCTTAATGACGAATCATCAATCAATCGCAATTGATTGGACAAACGCAAGTATAGGAGACCCGATGTGCGATGTAGCAAGAACCTCATTAATGTTGCTTTCTCCGTTTAATCCACCAGGGACACCAAGAACGATGGAGCCTTTATTGTGTCTATTTAAAAGAATACTAAACAGAGCTTACCTGAATGAATATTGCAGAAGCTCCAATATAAAAGCTGATAGCATGAATAGCTGGATATTACCTGTAGCGGCTGCCAGGTTACGAGAGGGGATTCCTGGTGAGCAAGAGTGGCTACTGCTTCTGATTAATCATCGGCTCCAAAACATATAGGTACGCTTATACAATCTAGCCCGTATCATTACGACAAGCCAGCCTAAGAGTGTATGGCAAATCTACAATTCTCTCAAGTTTTGAAACCGCTTTCTAATTTGGGGAATACGAGGTATGATAAGGATATTATTGGAAAAGGTTAAGGAGGGAATGTGGAATATGACTAGCAGCACTAATACAGGACGCACACGTATTCTTTTTCAGGGTGATTCCATAACAGATGGAGGAAGAGGACGGAATGAGGACGCGAACCATTGGCTGGGTCAGAGCTATGTGTATCTGATCGCAGGTGCACTGGGGAGCCGTTTGACTGCTACGCAGCCAGAATTTGTGAACCGGGGGATTTCGGGGGATCGGGTTTCGGATTTGTATGCACGCTGGAATGAGGACACGTTTAGCCTGAAGCCGGACCTGCTCAGTATTCTGATCGGAGTGAACGATGCCTGGCGGATCGTGGAGCAGGAGCCGTCCGGGGTGACGGACCGATTTGAGCGAGCCTATCGCCACATTTTGGAGGAAACGCGTGAAGTACTGCCTGATACCGGGCTGGTGCTGTGTGAGCCGTTTATTTTGAAAACAGGAGCTACCGAGGCACGATGGGACATTTGGCAGGAAAAAATAACGGGCTACCAGCGTCTTGTGCGTCAGCTTGCGGACGAATTTGGGGCCGTATTTGTGCCGCTCCAAAGCGTGCTGAACGAGGCAGCTACCAAGGCGGACGCCTCCTATTGGCTGCATGACGGAGTTCATCCGACAGCGGTTGGGCACCAGTTGATAGCTGATCAATGGATAGATATCGTACAAAAGAGTCCGCTGGCGATTCGCTAACTTGGTCAACCATAGTCTACTCCTTATCATTTTTGGGTAATACACGATTATGGACATAATGACTTATAAGGATCTGTCCATCCAAAAATGAACGCCATAAGGGGGCTTCTTGCTTCGTATGGCGGGGCAAGAGAGGGCTGTGGAAACTGTGAATATTATCCTGGTCATTTTACTGATTACGTTAACTGCTTTTTTCGTTGCATCCGAGTATTCCATTATTCGCGTACGGGTATCCCGTATCAATCAGCTTGCATCCGAAGGGAATAAAAATGCCAAAGCTGTCAAAAATATTTTGTCCCGGCTGGACGAGTATTTATCTGCTTGTCAGCTAGGGACCACGTTAACCTCGATGGCGTTAGGCTGGCTCGGGGAATCTACGGTTGAAAAGCTGCTGCATCCGCTGTTTGTGCTGGCACATATTCCTGCCGGACTCACGGGAGTATTATCCTTTTTGCTGGCTTTTCTGATTTTGACGTATTTCGAGGTGGTTATCGGGGAACTGGTGCCCAAAACATTCGCTATACAGATTGCGGAGCCGATGGCTTTGTTTTTTGCCCGTCCCATTACGATCTTCTATAAAATGACGTATCCGCTGAACTGGGTACTCAGCCGTTCCTCGCGTGTTATTACGGGACTGTTCGGGCTGAAAAAGGTTTCCGAGGAAGATGCGGCTCTCAGTGAGGCAGAGCTGCGTTTGGCATTATCCGAAGGATACCGCAGTGGTGAAATTACTCCGACAGAATATCGCTACCTGAACAATGTATTTGATTTTGACGACCGCGCGGCGCAAGAGATTATGGTACCACGTATTCACATCCGCTCCATTTCTCATCTGGCAACGGTAGCAGAGTTTATGGAGCTGATTGAGGACAAGGTCTATAACTTTCTGCCTGTAGCCGAAAACGGGGATCGGGATCGTATTATCGGGATGATCCGAGTGAAGGAAGCGCTGCATGATTTGGCCCGAGGGCACAGCACAGGGAATACCACGATGGCTTCCTATATTCATCCGGTGCTTCAGGTGATTGAAACCATTCAGGCCCGGGACCTGCTGATTCAGATGCAAAAGCGGCGTATTCCCGTAGCGGTGCTGGTGGACGAATATGGCGGCACATCCGGATTGGTCACACTGGAGGATATTATGGAGGAGATTGTAGGGGACATTCCTTCCTATACCGATACCGAAACGCCTGCGGCACTAACTCCTCTCATTACAAAAACAGACGATCATCGTTACATACTCAAATCGCAAGCGCTCATTCATGAAGTCAATCGGCGTTTGGAGACGGATATTGAGGCCAGAGACGTATATACGATTGGCGGATGGATGCTTTCAGAGCATTTTGATATCCGACAGGGAGAGAGTATGACCATAGGCTCATGGGAGTTTACCGTACTGGAAAAAAACAGTCACCAAATAGACACAATTGAAGCAGTCAAAAAAACAGCTGGTGAACAGGAAAATGACAATAATTCCGAATGGTGGAATGGTTGAGTGCCTGAAATCAATGGTTTAATAGGTGACGAATGGCCTGAAAAGCAAGCAGAAGTGCGGTCCGTCCATTTTTTAATGTACGCTGATGCCTGTTACATGTTATTTTTGGCTGTTAAGGTGGAGGGCCTAAAGTCTCTCTATCTTTATGCTCATAAATAAGGTTGTCTGTGAAAAACACCACTAGAAATGTAGCAATTATATGGTAAAATGGAATCAAATTTGAGTTTTTTGGGGTGGGCTACATTACATGAAAATGTCACTAGGTACGAAAATGGTTGCTGCATTTGTCGCTATTTCTGCAATCACCTATGGAACAAGCGCTTTTTTTATTTTTGTACTCAAGGACTGGCTTGCTCAAGGTACGCAGGAATGGTTGTATATCTCAATCATTCTGTTAATGGGCGTTCTGTGGAGTGGCATTTTGGGGTGGTTGATCTCCAAACTCCTCACACGTCCGATTGTTAGACTGGCAAAGGCGGCAGAGGAAGCCTCGACAGGGAATCTGTCCGTAGTCATTCCTGAGCGTCGTTCAGATGATGAAATCAAGGTGCTCTATGATGCATTCCGGCGTATGATGCTAAACATCAAGGATATGTTTAACGAGATATCGTATAGCTCAAGAGCGACTTCACAAAATGCGGAAAACCTTAGTTCGGCTATTGTACAGGCTACGGCACAGATTGAATCCATGACTTCGGTGGTGGAGGATATATTGGAAGGCGTAGAGCAGCAAAAGGATGCGTCTGTCCAATCTATTGAAACAGCGGATCGAATGTTGGGCGATTTTAAAATGATGCGCAGCAAATCGGGCCATATGCTGGAACTGTCAGGCCACATGGAGCATTCGGTCGATTCGACGCAGACGGTTTTTTCATCCCTGATGGAGGGAATGGGGGAGCTGACTGCTTCGCATAGTCGTTCGCAGCAGGTCATTGCACGACTGGAAAAGGAAGCTTCACAAATTGAAGCGATTACAAGCACCGTCAAGGATATCGCGGAACAAACTCATTTGCTGGCGCTGAACGCCTCCATTGAAGCCGCACGTGCCGGAGAAGAAGGTAACGGGTTTGCCGTAGTCGCTCACCAGATTCGCGCGTTGGCTTCACAAAGCACGGAATCGGTGCAGCAAATCAATGCCATCGTTAGCCGTGTGCAGTCGCAAATTGTGGAAACGGTACAATTAATGCACCAGCAAACATCACTGGTCAGTGCTGAAGCGGAACGGACAAGCTCGGTGGATCAGACGTTGAGTCGTTTGAACTCGATTGTGCGTGAATTTGTTGAAGGTATTCGCTTAATGGAAGAAGCTGTGACAGAGCAA carries:
- a CDS encoding phosphotransferase; the protein is MNKGAMIGKGMSAEVYEWGDQQVLKLYYDNYQPEWVRFEAEISAAVKEAGVPAPSVYEMLEEGGRHGLLYERIPGVSMLAMIQSSPYRILRYAREMAWLHWSIHRCSTTKLPRQKDRLEQAINDSKELLGEKTKLICEFMDTLPTGNWVCHGDFHPDNILMTNHQSIAIDWTNASIGDPMCDVARTSLMLLSPFNPPGTPRTMEPLLCLFKRILNRAYLNEYCRSSNIKADSMNSWILPVAAARLREGIPGEQEWLLLLINHRLQNI
- a CDS encoding methyl-accepting chemotaxis protein — protein: MKMSLGTKMVAAFVAISAITYGTSAFFIFVLKDWLAQGTQEWLYISIILLMGVLWSGILGWLISKLLTRPIVRLAKAAEEASTGNLSVVIPERRSDDEIKVLYDAFRRMMLNIKDMFNEISYSSRATSQNAENLSSAIVQATAQIESMTSVVEDILEGVEQQKDASVQSIETADRMLGDFKMMRSKSGHMLELSGHMEHSVDSTQTVFSSLMEGMGELTASHSRSQQVIARLEKEASQIEAITSTVKDIAEQTHLLALNASIEAARAGEEGNGFAVVAHQIRALASQSTESVQQINAIVSRVQSQIVETVQLMHQQTSLVSAEAERTSSVDQTLSRLNSIVREFVEGIRLMEEAVTEQTNRVDQTFEQINRIQQMSGAFSEGAHKIYTAAHEETAIMQEISSSSEDLKVLTNKLMMKTRGMQL
- a CDS encoding hemolysin family protein, with the protein product METVNIILVILLITLTAFFVASEYSIIRVRVSRINQLASEGNKNAKAVKNILSRLDEYLSACQLGTTLTSMALGWLGESTVEKLLHPLFVLAHIPAGLTGVLSFLLAFLILTYFEVVIGELVPKTFAIQIAEPMALFFARPITIFYKMTYPLNWVLSRSSRVITGLFGLKKVSEEDAALSEAELRLALSEGYRSGEITPTEYRYLNNVFDFDDRAAQEIMVPRIHIRSISHLATVAEFMELIEDKVYNFLPVAENGDRDRIIGMIRVKEALHDLARGHSTGNTTMASYIHPVLQVIETIQARDLLIQMQKRRIPVAVLVDEYGGTSGLVTLEDIMEEIVGDIPSYTDTETPAALTPLITKTDDHRYILKSQALIHEVNRRLETDIEARDVYTIGGWMLSEHFDIRQGESMTIGSWEFTVLEKNSHQIDTIEAVKKTAGEQENDNNSEWWNG
- a CDS encoding SGNH/GDSL hydrolase family protein yields the protein MIRILLEKVKEGMWNMTSSTNTGRTRILFQGDSITDGGRGRNEDANHWLGQSYVYLIAGALGSRLTATQPEFVNRGISGDRVSDLYARWNEDTFSLKPDLLSILIGVNDAWRIVEQEPSGVTDRFERAYRHILEETREVLPDTGLVLCEPFILKTGATEARWDIWQEKITGYQRLVRQLADEFGAVFVPLQSVLNEAATKADASYWLHDGVHPTAVGHQLIADQWIDIVQKSPLAIR